Proteins from one Bactrocera neohumeralis isolate Rockhampton chromosome 3, APGP_CSIRO_Bneo_wtdbg2-racon-allhic-juicebox.fasta_v2, whole genome shotgun sequence genomic window:
- the LOC126753055 gene encoding serine/threonine-protein phosphatase 2A activator, which produces MDEFRKSDIPFEALSGHEPSKHVKIPQDIVKWQRSEAYYDLLGFINAVSYAIQGKRINDPNIYISPTMKNVVGIFDKLNKLVDESPPVDQPTRFGNKGYRVWARKMHRDIFVFMKEALPQEKCDLFSELGAYLSESFGNSVRIDYGTGHELSFIFFLCALFKAKIFTEEDSIACALRLFNSYLIFVRRLQKEYHLEPAGSQGVWSLDDFQFVPFVWGSAQLSFNSPFDPARFLDDDIINEYKDDYLFIGCIDYIKQVKTGHFAEHSNQLWSISAVPSWTKINSGLVKMYQKEILSKYPIMQHALFGKLLRFDPVTPGTALPVARLGFIHPSSTKSSTNSSSSGKSGSQILETEKYDTSTQSVAKSPKSSEEDQYKNDKPTDAAENPV; this is translated from the exons ATGGATGAGTTTCGTAAATCGGACATCCCAT tcgAAGCACTAAGCGGTCATGAGCCGTCAAAGCACGTAAAGATACCCCAGGACATAGTCAAATGGCAGCGTTCGGAAGCTTACTATGACCTTTTGGGTTTTATAAATGCTGTCAGTTATGCAATTCAAGGCAAACGCATTAATGATCCGAATATTTACATCTCACCCACAATGAAGAATGTTGTGGGCATTTTCGATAAGCTCAATAAGCTCGTTGATGAATCCCCTCCGGTTGATCAACCAACTCGCTTCGGAAACAAAGGCTATCGTGTTTGGGCTCGTAAAATGCATCGC GATATATTCGTATTTATGAAAGAAGCCTTACCCCAAGAGAAGTGTGATTTGTTCAGTGAACTAGGAGCATATTTGAGCGAGTCTTTTGGCAACTCAGTCCGCATCGATTACGGAACTGGTCATGAACTATCTTTTATATTCTTCCTTTGTGCGCTTTTCAAAGCTAAAATATTCACAGAAGAGGACAGTATAGCTTGCGCACTCCGTCTGTTTAACAgctatttaatttttgtgagaAGGCTGCAGAAGGAGTATCATTTAGAACCAGCTGGTAGTCAAGGAGTTTGGTCTCTTGACGATTTTCAATTTGTTCCTTTTGTTTGGGGTAGCGCTCAGTTATCTT TCAATAGCCCCTTCGATCCGGCCCGTTTTCTTGATGATGACATAATAAACGAGTACAAAGACGATTATTTGTTCATAGGATGCATCGATTATATCAAACAAGTAAAAACCGGACATTTTGCGGAACATTCTAATCAGCTATGGAGTATTTCTGCAGTGCCCAGTTGGACAAAAATTAACAGTGGTCTAGTGAAAATGTACCAAAAGGAG ATTTTATCCAAATATCCAATTATGCAGCATGCACTTTTTGGCAAATTATTACGTTTTGATCCCGTTACACCAGGAACAGCCCTGCCTGTCGCTCGTCTAGGTTTTATACATCCATCGTCCACGAAATCTTCTACGAATTCATCGAGTTCGGGTAAAAGTGGTTCGCAAATATTAGAAACAGAGAAGTACGACACCTCTACACAAAGCGTGGCTAAATCTCCGAAATCATCAGAGGAGGATCAATACAAAAACGATAAGCCCACTGATGCAGCAGAAAATCCAGTATAA
- the LOC126753051 gene encoding uncharacterized protein LOC126753051 isoform X1: MSKKCGVRSLSDSALAELANQIVSTIGYAKYAPDVVLDIDIVMVDINQYLEQTGATWNIYQDLLRVILSSDYLDANMRFTCLQMLLNGSVAFLVTEVFPFSYYEKILQVIAAQGTGLRVLNLKGVWVKEEHMHYLFEIVRKCKYLTKLFVPYIANDDLLEVIAKHCSQLKVLDISGETDITEIGIESLSHGMCNDKLTVVDVGMPGEENICYSDIALILEHCPNVETLSTYSFVGASLKFVHDNIDENFTCKLRYLHDTGTDEETLRVIMKTCPHLESLYLDTPKAGSLSVLTSTFLRKLKVYKFSCAEVMEVLDKIGHNLSHLTMIKGVGHMEISEIVRACPLLVDLDCYMMDGLSYTKDSNRFECLEGLEMLSSPMSNTSLKMLICSCRQLKRLAVDSINFTDEDIINIFVEHDFYALEDVWFTLAPNLTVQSIEILMDRCPELQSVGQLSGWSLTPDDLALIRGLLKSGNSCLVLTPSGFFP, from the exons atgtctAAAAAGTGTGGCGTTCGGTCGTTGAGCGATAGTGCCTTGGCCGAACTTGCCAACCAGATTGTTTCTACGATCGGCTACGCCAAGTATGCTCCCGATGTTGTGCTGGACATCGACATCGTGATGGTCGACATCAATCAGTATCTCGAGCAGACTGGCGCCACCTGGAACATATATCAAGACCTGCTGCGGGTCATACTCAGCTCCGACTACCTGGATGCCAATATGCGTTTCACTTGTCTGCAAATGCTGCTTAACGGCAGTGTAGCGTTTTTGGTCACCGAAGTCTTCCCCTTTTCGTATTATGAGAAGATTCTGCAAGTGATTGCCGCCCAGGGCACCGGTTTGCGCGTGCTCAACTTGAAGGGGGTGTGGGTCAAGGAGGAGCACATGCATTACCTCTTTGAAATCGTGCGCAAATGCAAGTATTTGACCAAGTTGTTTGTACCATATATTGCCAACGATGATCTGCTGGAGGTGATCGCCAAACACTGCAGTCAACTGAAAGTGTTGGACATATCTGGTGAGACAGACATCACCGAAATCGGGATAGAGTCTCTCAGTCACGGTATGTGTAATGATAAGTTAACGGTCGTGGACGTTGGCATGCCTGGCGAGGAGAATATCTGCTACTCAGATATTGCACTAATATTAGAGCACTGCCCCAATGTGGAGACACTCTCCACCTACTCGTTTGTGGGCGCTTCGCTGAAGTTCGTGCATGATAATATTGACGAGAACTTTACTTGCAAGCTGCGCTATTTACACGACACCGGCACAGACGAGGAGACGCTTCGTGttattatgaaaacttgtccGCACTTGGAATCCCTATACCTGGACACACCTAAGGCCGGATCACTTTCGGTGCTGACGAGCACATTTCTAAGAAAATTGAAAGTCTACAAATTTTCGTGCGCTGAAGTAATGGAAGTGCTCGACAAAATCGGCCACAATCTCAGCCACCTGACCATGATAAAGGGCGTCGGCCACATGGAGATAAGCGAAATAGTCCGTGCCTGTCCCTTGCTGGTCGACTTGGACTGCTACATGATGGATGGACTCTCCTACACAAAGGACAGCAATCGGTTTGAATGCTTAGAGGGCTTGGAAATGCTCAGCAGCCCCATGTCCAACACTTCACTGAAGATGCTCATCTGCAGTTGCAGGCAGTTGAAACGGTTGGCCGTGGACAGCATCAATTTCACGGATGAAGATATCATTAA TATTTTCGTGGAGCACGATTTCTACGCATTGGAGGATGTCTGGTTCACATTGGCGCCTAACTTGACCGTGCAATCCATTGAG ATCCTCATGGACCGGTGTCCGGAATTGCAGTCGGTGGGCCAGCTAAGTGGATGGTCTCTGACTCCCGATGACTTGGCGTTGATACGAGGACTACTGAAGAGCGGCAACTCTTGCCTTGTACTTACACCTAGCGGGTTTTTCCCTTGA
- the LOC126753051 gene encoding uncharacterized protein LOC126753051 isoform X2, which translates to MSKKCGVRSLSDSALAELANQIVSTIGYAKYAPDVVLDIDIVMVDINQYLEQTGATWNIYQDLLRVILSSDYLDANMRFTCLQMLLNGSVAFLVTEVFPFSYYEKILQVIAAQGTGLRVLNLKGVWVKEEHMHYLFEIVRKCKYLTKLFVPYIANDDLLEVIAKHCSQLKVLDISGETDITEIGIESLSHGMCNDKLTVVDVGMPGEENICYSDIALILEHCPNVETLSTYSFVGASLKFVHDNIDENFTCKLRYLHDTGTDEETLRVIMKTCPHLESLYLDTPKAGSLSVLTSTFLRKLKVYKFSCAEVMEVLDKIGHNLSHLTMIKGVGHMEISEIVRACPLLVDLDCYMMDGLSYTKDSNRFECLEGLEMLSSPMSNTSLKMLICSCRQLKRLAVDSINFTDEDIINIFVEHDFYALEDVWFTLAPNLTVQSIEILMDRCPELQSVGQLSGWSLTPDDLALIRGLLKSGNSCLRLQ; encoded by the exons atgtctAAAAAGTGTGGCGTTCGGTCGTTGAGCGATAGTGCCTTGGCCGAACTTGCCAACCAGATTGTTTCTACGATCGGCTACGCCAAGTATGCTCCCGATGTTGTGCTGGACATCGACATCGTGATGGTCGACATCAATCAGTATCTCGAGCAGACTGGCGCCACCTGGAACATATATCAAGACCTGCTGCGGGTCATACTCAGCTCCGACTACCTGGATGCCAATATGCGTTTCACTTGTCTGCAAATGCTGCTTAACGGCAGTGTAGCGTTTTTGGTCACCGAAGTCTTCCCCTTTTCGTATTATGAGAAGATTCTGCAAGTGATTGCCGCCCAGGGCACCGGTTTGCGCGTGCTCAACTTGAAGGGGGTGTGGGTCAAGGAGGAGCACATGCATTACCTCTTTGAAATCGTGCGCAAATGCAAGTATTTGACCAAGTTGTTTGTACCATATATTGCCAACGATGATCTGCTGGAGGTGATCGCCAAACACTGCAGTCAACTGAAAGTGTTGGACATATCTGGTGAGACAGACATCACCGAAATCGGGATAGAGTCTCTCAGTCACGGTATGTGTAATGATAAGTTAACGGTCGTGGACGTTGGCATGCCTGGCGAGGAGAATATCTGCTACTCAGATATTGCACTAATATTAGAGCACTGCCCCAATGTGGAGACACTCTCCACCTACTCGTTTGTGGGCGCTTCGCTGAAGTTCGTGCATGATAATATTGACGAGAACTTTACTTGCAAGCTGCGCTATTTACACGACACCGGCACAGACGAGGAGACGCTTCGTGttattatgaaaacttgtccGCACTTGGAATCCCTATACCTGGACACACCTAAGGCCGGATCACTTTCGGTGCTGACGAGCACATTTCTAAGAAAATTGAAAGTCTACAAATTTTCGTGCGCTGAAGTAATGGAAGTGCTCGACAAAATCGGCCACAATCTCAGCCACCTGACCATGATAAAGGGCGTCGGCCACATGGAGATAAGCGAAATAGTCCGTGCCTGTCCCTTGCTGGTCGACTTGGACTGCTACATGATGGATGGACTCTCCTACACAAAGGACAGCAATCGGTTTGAATGCTTAGAGGGCTTGGAAATGCTCAGCAGCCCCATGTCCAACACTTCACTGAAGATGCTCATCTGCAGTTGCAGGCAGTTGAAACGGTTGGCCGTGGACAGCATCAATTTCACGGATGAAGATATCATTAA TATTTTCGTGGAGCACGATTTCTACGCATTGGAGGATGTCTGGTTCACATTGGCGCCTAACTTGACCGTGCAATCCATTGAG ATCCTCATGGACCGGTGTCCGGAATTGCAGTCGGTGGGCCAGCTAAGTGGATGGTCTCTGACTCCCGATGACTTGGCGTTGATACGAGGACTACTGAAGAGCGGCAACTCTTGCCTT CGTTTGCAGTGA
- the LOC126753051 gene encoding uncharacterized protein LOC126753051 isoform X3, whose amino-acid sequence MSKKCGVRSLSDSALAELANQIVSTIGYAKYAPDVVLDIDIVMVDINQYLEQTGATWNIYQDLLRVILSSDYLDANMRFTCLQMLLNGSVAFLVTEVFPFSYYEKILQVIAAQGTGLRVLNLKGVWVKEEHMHYLFEIVRKCKYLTKLFVPYIANDDLLEVIAKHCSQLKVLDISGETDITEIGIESLSHGMCNDKLTVVDVGMPGEENICYSDIALILEHCPNVETLSTYSFVGASLKFVHDNIDENFTCKLRYLHDTGTDEETLRVIMKTCPHLESLYLDTPKAGSLSVLTSTFLRKLKVYKFSCAEVMEVLDKIGHNLSHLTMIKGVGHMEISEIVRACPLLVDLDCYMMDGLSYTKDSNRFECLEGLEMLSSPMSNTSLKMLICSCRQLKRLAVDSINFTDEDIINVCSEVFGKRATF is encoded by the exons atgtctAAAAAGTGTGGCGTTCGGTCGTTGAGCGATAGTGCCTTGGCCGAACTTGCCAACCAGATTGTTTCTACGATCGGCTACGCCAAGTATGCTCCCGATGTTGTGCTGGACATCGACATCGTGATGGTCGACATCAATCAGTATCTCGAGCAGACTGGCGCCACCTGGAACATATATCAAGACCTGCTGCGGGTCATACTCAGCTCCGACTACCTGGATGCCAATATGCGTTTCACTTGTCTGCAAATGCTGCTTAACGGCAGTGTAGCGTTTTTGGTCACCGAAGTCTTCCCCTTTTCGTATTATGAGAAGATTCTGCAAGTGATTGCCGCCCAGGGCACCGGTTTGCGCGTGCTCAACTTGAAGGGGGTGTGGGTCAAGGAGGAGCACATGCATTACCTCTTTGAAATCGTGCGCAAATGCAAGTATTTGACCAAGTTGTTTGTACCATATATTGCCAACGATGATCTGCTGGAGGTGATCGCCAAACACTGCAGTCAACTGAAAGTGTTGGACATATCTGGTGAGACAGACATCACCGAAATCGGGATAGAGTCTCTCAGTCACGGTATGTGTAATGATAAGTTAACGGTCGTGGACGTTGGCATGCCTGGCGAGGAGAATATCTGCTACTCAGATATTGCACTAATATTAGAGCACTGCCCCAATGTGGAGACACTCTCCACCTACTCGTTTGTGGGCGCTTCGCTGAAGTTCGTGCATGATAATATTGACGAGAACTTTACTTGCAAGCTGCGCTATTTACACGACACCGGCACAGACGAGGAGACGCTTCGTGttattatgaaaacttgtccGCACTTGGAATCCCTATACCTGGACACACCTAAGGCCGGATCACTTTCGGTGCTGACGAGCACATTTCTAAGAAAATTGAAAGTCTACAAATTTTCGTGCGCTGAAGTAATGGAAGTGCTCGACAAAATCGGCCACAATCTCAGCCACCTGACCATGATAAAGGGCGTCGGCCACATGGAGATAAGCGAAATAGTCCGTGCCTGTCCCTTGCTGGTCGACTTGGACTGCTACATGATGGATGGACTCTCCTACACAAAGGACAGCAATCGGTTTGAATGCTTAGAGGGCTTGGAAATGCTCAGCAGCCCCATGTCCAACACTTCACTGAAGATGCTCATCTGCAGTTGCAGGCAGTTGAAACGGTTGGCCGTGGACAGCATCAATTTCACGGATGAAGATATCATTAA CGTTTGCAGTGAAGTCTTTGGAAAACGAGCAACTTTTTGA